In Anaerolineales bacterium, one DNA window encodes the following:
- a CDS encoding right-handed parallel beta-helix repeat-containing protein, translating to MKLNDRFLVPGLIIILTLLASLILPVAVLADEVNPPEEPVVEETIDGDPAPPSVSEILEDLPENTEVVVLDEEGTLLPLASEAAAEIITDTDPMWCPVGVLPGGAGCTINFATPQLLINDMDSSNPATSASMYEQDGIIYFTASPGGSFVLVPGGGNHNIAFLGGNPIYEPDYNALKGFNLTLQGGWNGDTVTPAFSGQTDFDSNRIQIGTSANPWVGDITLNDLAFNEVLFGNSVTIHTTSGDITLNNVDVQEQRSIILNNTALLSSDSGDITVSNSSFDGDNTGLSHSNGFYANTNSGSINISNTSFTDARGLILDRDGATLSGVNITLNNVTASGNDGNGIVINASGDATVTCSFFQNNANGYGIEAGSNGTLHFNGVTFGGNGSGDYNIFNGSLVEDPNCAPIPGGGGGGSGGSKSLLSAIIPVTGDEKVTCDGSMTNITVHLPNGDHVILPCPINDFAFINSLPAGGLPAALDPGYEFISALTANVLKDNALIKTMEDFMVVSFIIPVGMENEEFAILYWDETAENGSGGWVELPLQPLDGNGIPTDLHDPSDGKKISVGVHTTEDGYVSVSVNFTGSFILVKK from the coding sequence ATGAAACTTAATGATCGCTTTCTTGTTCCCGGTCTTATTATTATATTGACCCTGCTTGCGAGCCTGATCCTCCCGGTCGCCGTCCTGGCGGACGAGGTGAATCCGCCCGAGGAACCGGTCGTGGAGGAAACAATTGACGGGGACCCCGCGCCCCCGTCCGTTTCGGAAATATTAGAGGATCTCCCAGAGAACACCGAAGTGGTTGTTCTGGATGAGGAGGGCACCCTCCTGCCGCTTGCCAGCGAGGCGGCGGCAGAGATCATCACAGATACCGACCCCATGTGGTGTCCGGTGGGGGTATTGCCCGGCGGTGCCGGCTGCACGATCAATTTCGCCACCCCCCAACTCCTCATCAACGACATGGACAGCAGCAACCCGGCCACCAGCGCCTCCATGTATGAGCAGGACGGAATTATCTACTTCACTGCCAGTCCGGGCGGTTCATTCGTGCTGGTACCCGGCGGCGGTAATCATAACATTGCCTTCCTTGGAGGGAATCCCATTTATGAACCGGACTATAATGCGCTAAAAGGTTTTAACCTGACTCTTCAAGGCGGGTGGAACGGCGATACAGTAACCCCCGCCTTCAGCGGACAGACCGATTTTGATTCGAATCGCATCCAGATCGGTACAAGTGCCAATCCGTGGGTTGGCGATATTACGCTGAATGACCTCGCCTTTAACGAGGTCTTGTTTGGGAATAGCGTGACAATCCATACAACCAGCGGGGATATCACCCTGAACAATGTTGATGTCCAGGAGCAACGAAGTATCATCCTGAACAACACAGCCCTGCTCAGTTCCGACTCCGGGGATATCACGGTGAGCAACAGCAGTTTCGACGGAGACAATACCGGGTTAAGCCACAGTAACGGCTTCTATGCAAATACCAATTCCGGTTCGATCAATATTTCGAATACAAGCTTCACGGATGCACGCGGGTTGATCCTGGACCGCGACGGCGCAACGTTGAGCGGTGTGAACATTACCCTGAACAACGTGACCGCCAGCGGCAACGACGGGAACGGCATTGTGATCAACGCCAGCGGTGACGCGACCGTCACCTGCAGCTTCTTCCAGAACAACGCAAACGGCTATGGCATTGAGGCCGGCTCGAATGGCACGCTGCATTTCAATGGTGTCACCTTCGGCGGGAACGGCTCAGGCGATTACAACATCTTCAATGGCAGCCTGGTCGAGGATCCAAACTGCGCCCCGATCCCGGGCGGGGGAGGTGGCGGGAGTGGAGGCAGCAAGAGTTTATTATCCGCGATCATCCCGGTTACCGGCGACGAGAAGGTCACCTGCGATGGCTCCATGACCAATATTACGGTGCATCTGCCCAACGGCGATCATGTAATCCTGCCCTGTCCGATCAACGACTTTGCCTTCATAAACAGTCTGCCTGCCGGGGGCTTGCCCGCCGCGCTTGACCCAGGCTATGAATTCATATCGGCTCTTACCGCCAATGTACTCAAGGATAATGCCCTCATAAAGACCATGGAGGATTTCATGGTCGTATCCTTCATCATCCCCGTAGGGATGGAAAACGAGGAATTCGCCATACTCTATTGGGATGAAACCGCCGAAAATGGCTCCGGCGGCTGGGTTGAACTTCCCCTTCAACCTCTTGACGGGAACGGTATCCCCACAGACCTGCATGACCCCTCTGATGGGAAAAAGATCTCCGTCGGTGTACATACAACCGAAGATGGCTATGTTTCCGTCAGCGTCAATTTCACGGGATCCTTCATACTGGTAAAGAAATAA